The Fructilactobacillus myrtifloralis genome contains a region encoding:
- a CDS encoding SAM-dependent methyltransferase, which produces MLEKMFYNEFLKRSFAEPIEVTFWDGKTKKYGNGTPKAHITINKPIPIRELKKNASIALGEAYMNGTVDVDGNLEDLITSAYEAADSFFRNKKFIKFLPHASHSESESKKDVQDHYDIGNDFYRLWLDKTMTYSCAYFEKPTDSLYQAQENKIHHIIQKLNPQPGHTLLDIGCGWGTLMLTAAKQYNLRVTGVTLSQEQYDYVQAQIKKYGLENLADVRLQDYRELPKDEQFDYITSVGMFEHVGKENLDEYFKTVSTHLKDNGSALIHGITRQQGGAVNGWINKWIFPGGYVPGLTENIQHIVDNRMQVYDLESLRRHYQRTLEEWDKNFNRVRSEVTEMFDEQFVRMWDLYLQACAASFKSGNIDVMQYLITKGPSGASLPMTRDYMADHHDN; this is translated from the coding sequence ATGTTAGAGAAAATGTTTTACAACGAATTTTTGAAACGCAGTTTTGCCGAACCAATTGAAGTTACTTTTTGGGACGGTAAAACAAAGAAGTACGGGAATGGGACCCCCAAAGCTCACATTACGATTAATAAGCCCATTCCCATCCGCGAGCTAAAAAAGAATGCATCGATTGCGCTCGGTGAAGCTTACATGAACGGAACGGTAGACGTCGATGGGAACCTAGAGGATCTCATTACCTCGGCCTATGAAGCTGCCGATAGCTTTTTCCGCAATAAAAAGTTTATCAAGTTCTTGCCCCATGCTTCCCACTCTGAATCGGAAAGTAAGAAGGACGTCCAGGATCACTATGACATCGGAAACGACTTCTACCGACTCTGGCTAGATAAGACGATGACTTACTCCTGTGCCTACTTTGAAAAACCGACCGATTCACTGTACCAAGCCCAGGAAAACAAGATTCACCACATTATCCAAAAGCTGAACCCTCAACCGGGTCACACCCTCCTAGACATTGGCTGTGGCTGGGGAACCTTGATGCTAACGGCTGCTAAGCAATACAACCTACGGGTAACTGGGGTAACGTTAAGTCAGGAACAATATGACTACGTCCAGGCTCAAATCAAAAAATACGGCTTGGAAAACCTTGCCGACGTCCGGCTTCAGGATTACCGTGAACTGCCAAAGGATGAACAGTTCGACTACATCACTTCCGTTGGGATGTTTGAACACGTTGGAAAGGAAAATCTCGATGAGTACTTCAAAACGGTTAGCACCCACCTTAAAGACAACGGGAGCGCTCTGATCCATGGAATTACGCGGCAACAAGGTGGCGCGGTCAACGGGTGGATTAACAAGTGGATCTTCCCTGGTGGCTACGTTCCTGGTTTAACCGAAAACATCCAACACATTGTCGACAACCGGATGCAGGTTTATGACTTAGAATCGTTGCGGAGACACTACCAACGGACTTTGGAAGAATGGGATAAGAACTTTAACCGCGTTCGCTCTGAAGTAACCGAAATGTTTGACGAACAATTTGTTCGCATGTGGGATCTCTACCTGCAAGCCTGTGCCGCTTCCTTTAAATCTGGCAACATCGATGTCATGCAGTACCTCATCACGAAGGGACCATCCGGAGCATCGCTCCCAATGACTCGTGATTACATGGCTGACCACCACGACAACTAA
- a CDS encoding AzlD domain-containing protein, with amino-acid sequence MEWNGMQHFLLVILCFFVALVPRFVPLFFFRKRQIPKWFNEWMEFVPICLFTSLVVKDLFITKNYTFSVAGSLPELIASVVVIAVAFWTRSMALSVIIGLGLVFALTFAL; translated from the coding sequence ATGGAATGGAACGGAATGCAACACTTTCTGTTAGTGATACTATGTTTCTTTGTGGCATTAGTCCCGCGGTTTGTCCCTTTATTTTTCTTTCGAAAACGGCAAATTCCCAAGTGGTTTAACGAGTGGATGGAGTTTGTGCCAATCTGTTTGTTTACCTCGTTAGTTGTGAAGGACCTCTTTATTACCAAGAACTATACCTTTTCCGTGGCCGGTTCGTTACCAGAGCTGATTGCAAGCGTTGTGGTTATCGCGGTGGCGTTTTGGACCCGGTCGATGGCCCTCTCGGTAATTATCGGGTTGGGACTGGTCTTTGCGTTAACGTTTGCGCTCTAG